From Stenotrophomonas maltophilia, a single genomic window includes:
- a CDS encoding MBL fold metallo-hydrolase, producing the protein MKRLLLVLLLGILAVTAYTFCKSWSLPDFPDSPQYRDGKFRNALPRPAMGLRDGAEIWWTFLFNKPKGTVPAHPIPVLPLDCARLDAAPDRSLFRLGHSTILLKLRGQYWLTDPVFSERASPVQWMGPARFHAPPISIDELPPIAGVILSHNHYDHLDHAAVMQLAGKTARFIAPLGVGDQLIAWGVDPTKVEQLDWWQSTEASGLRLTATPGQHFSGRGLGDSDRSLWASWVIQDGDFRIFFSGDTGYFDGFKAIGEKYGPFDLTMIETGAYDPRWAFVHMQPEQTLQAHLDLRGKWLLPIHNGTFDLALHAWQQPFERITALAKANSVPVATPMMGEALDMQAPNAGTRWWEQVQL; encoded by the coding sequence ATGAAGCGCCTGCTCCTTGTCCTTTTGCTTGGAATCCTCGCCGTGACCGCCTACACCTTCTGCAAGTCCTGGTCCCTCCCCGACTTCCCCGATTCACCGCAGTACCGCGACGGCAAGTTCCGCAACGCCCTGCCGCGGCCGGCAATGGGCCTGCGCGACGGCGCGGAGATCTGGTGGACGTTCCTGTTCAACAAGCCCAAGGGCACGGTGCCGGCGCACCCCATTCCGGTGCTGCCGCTGGACTGCGCCCGCCTCGACGCCGCGCCCGACCGCAGCCTGTTCCGGCTGGGTCACTCGACGATCCTGCTGAAGCTGCGCGGCCAGTACTGGCTGACCGACCCGGTGTTCTCCGAACGCGCCTCCCCGGTGCAGTGGATGGGCCCGGCGCGCTTCCACGCCCCCCCGATCAGCATCGACGAACTGCCGCCGATCGCCGGCGTGATCCTCTCGCACAACCACTACGACCATCTCGACCACGCCGCGGTGATGCAGCTGGCCGGCAAGACCGCGCGTTTCATTGCGCCGCTGGGGGTGGGCGACCAGCTCATCGCCTGGGGCGTGGATCCCACCAAGGTGGAACAGCTGGACTGGTGGCAGTCGACCGAAGCCAGCGGCCTGCGCCTGACCGCCACCCCGGGCCAGCACTTTTCCGGCCGTGGGCTGGGCGACAGCGATCGCAGCCTGTGGGCGTCGTGGGTGATCCAGGATGGTGACTTCCGCATCTTCTTCAGTGGCGACACCGGCTACTTCGATGGCTTCAAGGCCATCGGCGAGAAGTACGGCCCGTTCGACCTCACCATGATCGAAACCGGCGCGTATGACCCGCGCTGGGCGTTCGTGCACATGCAACCGGAGCAGACCCTGCAGGCGCACCTGGACCTGCGCGGCAAGTGGCTGCTGCCCATCCACAACGGAACCTTCGACCTGGCCCTGCATGCCTGGCAGCAACCGTTCGAGCGCATCACCGCCCTGGCGAAGGCAAACAGCGTGCCGGTCGCCACGCCGATGATGGGCGAAGCGCTGGACATGCAGGCGCCGAACGCCGGCACGCGCTGGTGGGAGCAGGTGCAGTTGTAG
- a CDS encoding TetR/AcrR family transcriptional regulator encodes MSRIDRNEQRVTLILQAALQCFLAKGFHQTSMRDIAQAAGVSLGNLYNHFPGKEAIILAVAVAESEELAPMLQRLAAADGERAQVLAFLQDFHALCRQPEWATLAVEVLAESARNPAVAEAFAANRRQLQQVLGDALQGIARRERRRPALAPALQAQVLLDAIESDALRQGLGEAGSVEEAALDLELLARLLGSRA; translated from the coding sequence ATGAGCCGAATCGACCGCAATGAGCAGCGCGTGACCCTGATCCTGCAGGCGGCCCTGCAGTGCTTCCTCGCCAAGGGGTTCCACCAGACCAGCATGCGCGACATCGCGCAGGCGGCCGGTGTCAGCCTGGGCAATCTCTACAACCACTTCCCGGGCAAGGAGGCGATCATCCTTGCGGTGGCCGTGGCCGAAAGCGAGGAACTGGCTCCGATGCTGCAGCGGCTGGCGGCGGCCGACGGCGAGCGCGCGCAGGTGCTGGCATTCCTGCAGGACTTCCACGCGTTGTGCCGGCAACCGGAGTGGGCAACGCTCGCGGTCGAGGTGCTGGCCGAGAGCGCACGCAACCCTGCCGTCGCCGAGGCCTTCGCGGCCAACCGCAGGCAGCTTCAACAGGTGTTGGGCGATGCGCTGCAGGGCATTGCGCGGCGCGAGCGGCGGCGCCCTGCGCTGGCCCCGGCATTGCAGGCGCAGGTGTTGCTGGATGCCATCGAAAGCGATGCGCTGCGCCAGGGCCTGGGTGAAGCCGGCAGCGTGGAGGAAGCTGCGCTGGACCTCGAACTGCTGGCACGGCTGCTGGGATCACGTGCATGA
- a CDS encoding TetR/AcrR family transcriptional regulator → MPRAPQRLTDRKRDAIVRAAVEEFRASGYEATSMDRIAEAAGVSKRTVYNHFPSKEALFSMILEELWERSVASDTLPYRADQPLPAQLLQLVGQKLELLSDANFIDLARVAMAEIIHSPERAQAIVCRMGEKESGESAWIRAAIADGRLRAVDPEFAGHQLHGLVKSFAFWPQVTMGQAPLNAEERARVAESAVAMFLGYYAI, encoded by the coding sequence ATGCCACGTGCCCCGCAACGCCTGACCGACCGCAAACGCGACGCCATCGTGCGCGCGGCGGTGGAGGAGTTCCGTGCATCGGGGTACGAGGCCACCAGCATGGACCGCATCGCCGAAGCGGCCGGGGTCTCCAAACGCACCGTCTACAACCACTTCCCCAGCAAGGAAGCGTTGTTCTCGATGATCCTGGAGGAGCTGTGGGAGCGCAGCGTGGCCAGCGACACCCTGCCGTACCGCGCCGACCAGCCGCTGCCGGCACAGCTGCTGCAGCTGGTGGGGCAGAAGCTGGAGCTGCTCAGCGACGCCAACTTCATCGATCTGGCGCGGGTGGCGATGGCCGAGATCATCCACTCACCGGAACGCGCGCAGGCGATCGTGTGCCGCATGGGCGAGAAGGAAAGCGGCGAGAGTGCGTGGATCCGTGCGGCGATTGCCGATGGGCGCCTGCGTGCGGTCGATCCGGAATTTGCCGGGCACCAGCTGCACGGCCTGGTGAAGAGCTTTGCGTTCTGGCCGCAGGTAACGATGGGGCAGGCACCGTTGAACGCCGAGGAGCGCGCGCGCGTGGCCGAGTCGGCGGTGGCGATGTTCCTGGGCTACTACGCGATCTAG
- a CDS encoding SDR family oxidoreductase, with protein MNIASSTPVALVTGGSRGIGAAISRRLAADGFAVAINYAGRHQEAEALATELMAKGGQAIALQADVANPQSVQSLFDAIEARFGGVDVVVNSAGVLELASLAESEDTLFDRLIAINLKGAFNVLRESARRVRDGGRIVTLSTSVVGFKLERYGVYAASKAAVETMSAILSKELRGRGITVNAVAPGPTATSLFLEGKSAELIDRLAKMSPLERLGTPDDIAAAVAFLAGADGGWINGQVLRANGGAV; from the coding sequence ATGAACATCGCTTCCTCAACCCCCGTTGCCCTTGTCACCGGCGGCTCGCGCGGCATCGGTGCCGCCATCTCCCGCCGCCTGGCCGCCGATGGCTTTGCGGTGGCCATCAACTACGCTGGCCGCCACCAAGAAGCCGAAGCACTGGCCACCGAGTTGATGGCCAAGGGGGGCCAGGCCATCGCGCTTCAGGCCGATGTCGCCAACCCGCAGTCCGTGCAGTCCCTGTTCGATGCGATCGAGGCACGCTTCGGCGGTGTCGATGTGGTCGTGAACAGTGCCGGGGTACTGGAACTCGCTTCGCTGGCCGAGAGCGAAGACACCCTGTTCGACCGCCTCATCGCCATCAACCTGAAGGGCGCATTCAATGTGCTGCGCGAGAGCGCACGACGGGTTCGCGATGGCGGCCGCATCGTCACCCTGTCCACCAGCGTGGTCGGATTCAAGCTCGAGCGTTATGGCGTCTATGCCGCAAGCAAGGCGGCGGTGGAAACCATGAGCGCGATCCTCAGCAAGGAACTGCGCGGCCGCGGCATCACCGTGAACGCCGTCGCACCGGGCCCGACCGCCACGAGCCTGTTCCTGGAAGGCAAGTCAGCCGAACTGATCGACCGGCTTGCAAAGATGAGCCCGCTTGAACGCCTCGGCACCCCGGATGACATCGCCGCGGCTGTGGCCTTCCTGGCCGGTGCCGACGGCGGGTGGATCAACGGTCAGGTTCTGCGTGCCAACGGCGGCGCGGTCTGA
- a CDS encoding DMT family transporter: MRAALLMLGSTMAFGLMAVAIRYATRYVPTQEVAFFRNAFGLLALLPMLLRPGHAPLKTQQLPRYFLRSAIGLGSMLCAFWALGHLPLAQAVSLSYSTPLFVTIAAVLWLGETVRVRRWAAVVVGFIGVLVIVRPGTAGFTAGSLVAVAAALLSSLVAIQIKQLTRVDSADTVVLYTYVFWVPLSLVPALFVWVWPTGTAWLWLLATGVLGTIGQLLWTRALRLGEVSALTPISFLQLPLVTLFGWLLFNESVDRWTITGAGIILAANAYIAHREAVLSRRAASAAASAAAKPAE, encoded by the coding sequence ATGCGGGCGGCGCTGCTGATGCTCGGCAGCACGATGGCGTTCGGCCTGATGGCGGTGGCGATCCGCTATGCCACCCGCTACGTGCCGACCCAGGAAGTGGCCTTCTTCCGCAACGCCTTCGGCCTGCTCGCACTGTTGCCGATGCTGCTGCGCCCGGGCCACGCGCCGCTGAAAACCCAGCAGTTGCCGCGTTATTTCCTGCGCAGCGCGATCGGCCTGGGCTCGATGCTGTGCGCCTTCTGGGCGCTGGGCCATCTGCCGCTGGCGCAGGCGGTCTCCCTGTCCTACTCCACCCCGCTGTTCGTCACGATTGCGGCGGTACTGTGGTTGGGCGAAACCGTGCGCGTGCGTCGCTGGGCAGCGGTGGTGGTCGGCTTCATCGGCGTGCTGGTGATCGTGCGACCGGGTACCGCTGGCTTCACCGCCGGCAGCCTGGTAGCGGTGGCCGCCGCCCTGCTCAGTTCGCTGGTGGCGATCCAGATCAAGCAGCTCACCCGCGTCGACAGCGCCGACACCGTGGTGCTCTACACCTACGTGTTCTGGGTGCCGCTGTCGCTGGTCCCGGCCCTGTTCGTCTGGGTCTGGCCGACCGGCACCGCCTGGCTGTGGCTGCTGGCCACCGGCGTGCTGGGCACCATCGGCCAGCTGTTGTGGACACGCGCGTTGCGCCTGGGCGAAGTCTCGGCACTGACCCCGATCAGCTTCCTGCAACTTCCGCTGGTGACGCTGTTCGGCTGGCTGCTGTTCAACGAAAGCGTGGACCGCTGGACCATCACCGGTGCCGGCATCATCCTTGCCGCCAACGCCTACATCGCCCATCGCGAAGCCGTGCTGTCACGCCGCGCCGCCAGTGCCGCCGCCTCCGCCGCAGCCAAACCGGCCGAGTAG
- a CDS encoding DUF1097 domain-containing protein, with the protein MNPIPVSRSAYALVTVTAALTAAFAAAGALHAGWPVWTMFIGWIAFFTRLQGTRSTIENLACVWFGLGIGALATLAVGLLSPSLGPSLAVPVVVLVVALCVVALRGLPVLNNLLGYFLGLVSWFAAHLEPSLAHLSELAAASALGSLAAWTAHTVPQRLLARARP; encoded by the coding sequence ATGAATCCGATCCCTGTTTCCCGCAGTGCCTACGCCCTCGTCACCGTGACCGCGGCGCTCACCGCGGCCTTCGCCGCAGCCGGAGCGCTGCATGCCGGCTGGCCGGTGTGGACGATGTTCATCGGTTGGATTGCCTTTTTCACGCGACTGCAGGGCACGCGCTCCACGATCGAAAACCTGGCCTGCGTCTGGTTCGGGCTGGGCATCGGCGCATTGGCAACACTTGCAGTGGGCCTGCTCTCTCCCTCACTGGGTCCCTCGCTGGCCGTGCCCGTCGTTGTACTGGTCGTAGCGCTGTGCGTGGTCGCCCTGCGTGGCCTGCCGGTATTGAACAACCTGCTGGGGTACTTCCTCGGACTGGTCAGCTGGTTCGCGGCCCACCTTGAGCCCTCGCTGGCCCATCTCTCCGAACTGGCCGCGGCCAGCGCCCTCGGTTCACTGGCCGCCTGGACCGCGCACACCGTGCCGCAGCGCCTGTTGGCCCGCGCCCGGCCATGA
- a CDS encoding SDR family NAD(P)-dependent oxidoreductase has protein sequence MKLMVIGASRGLGRAFVEGLCGPGDTVVGVSRGRPRDLACPEGVELQWIEADLSRPTDAADHIAAQAPADIDVLIHNLGIWEDKAFSDEYAFLDESDAALAQLVDVNITATLMLLQRLLPRVLNAARPQLVLTGSTSALPRSGRPEVAFGASKFALNGIADALREGFRERRLAVTSLQLGYLNTDDALSVPVADAAARGEGGLVPVHDVVTMVRALLQLSPSGFVRELVLPAIADPRY, from the coding sequence ATGAAGTTGATGGTCATCGGCGCCAGCAGGGGCCTCGGTCGGGCATTCGTCGAAGGCCTGTGCGGCCCGGGCGACACCGTCGTCGGCGTCTCGCGCGGTCGCCCACGCGACCTCGCCTGTCCCGAAGGCGTCGAGCTGCAATGGATCGAAGCGGACCTGTCGCGGCCAACCGACGCTGCCGACCACATCGCAGCACAGGCACCGGCCGATATCGATGTGCTGATCCACAACCTGGGCATCTGGGAAGACAAGGCCTTCAGCGACGAGTACGCCTTTCTCGATGAAAGCGATGCCGCGCTCGCGCAGCTGGTCGACGTCAACATCACCGCCACCCTGATGCTGCTGCAGCGCCTGTTGCCCCGTGTATTGAATGCAGCACGGCCACAGCTGGTGCTGACCGGTTCGACCTCGGCACTGCCGCGCAGCGGCCGCCCGGAAGTGGCCTTCGGCGCTTCGAAGTTCGCGCTCAACGGCATCGCCGATGCGCTGCGCGAAGGCTTCCGCGAGCGTCGCCTGGCGGTCACCAGCCTGCAGCTGGGCTATCTCAATACCGACGATGCACTGTCGGTACCGGTGGCTGACGCCGCAGCGCGCGGCGAAGGCGGGCTGGTGCCCGTGCACGACGTGGTGACCATGGTGCGTGCACTGCTGCAGCTGTCACCCTCAGGCTTCGTGCGCGAGCTGGTGCTACCGGCCATCGCCGACCCGCGCTACTGA
- a CDS encoding aminoglycoside phosphotransferase family protein, with amino-acid sequence MSFASAQHLGEVLQQSYAITANAVVPRPVGADASASVYRVDARRGQWWLKCRTYQVDPAVWDSLHWLRGTLGIEEIVAPWPALTGGASVQRWGLQFTLFPYIEGQSGFEAALSRTQWKRLGDVLRRLHAAQLPAELQQALPIVRLETAALETVGQWLVGEGLAVAQDGLGRAFASVWDQQHARIAALHASALELHAALKDAPVDLHLCHTDLHAGNLLMGNDGGLHLIDWDGLSLAPRERDLMFIGGAVGGRWGRENPLDFAAGYGNDLGDPRWIAWYRHWRILQDLIEFQQVLLGSDGEERSPQLRRQSLHYLGEQFAPGNVFDAAERAYRAL; translated from the coding sequence ATGTCATTCGCTTCGGCGCAGCATCTCGGCGAAGTCCTGCAGCAGTCCTATGCCATCACGGCGAACGCAGTGGTGCCGCGCCCGGTGGGCGCCGATGCCAGCGCCAGCGTGTATCGCGTCGATGCGCGGCGCGGGCAATGGTGGTTGAAGTGCCGCACCTACCAGGTCGATCCTGCAGTCTGGGACAGCCTGCACTGGCTGCGCGGCACGCTGGGGATCGAGGAGATCGTCGCGCCCTGGCCAGCGTTGACGGGAGGTGCGTCGGTGCAGCGCTGGGGGTTGCAGTTCACCTTGTTCCCCTACATCGAAGGGCAGTCCGGCTTCGAGGCGGCGCTGAGCCGCACGCAGTGGAAGCGGTTGGGCGACGTGCTGCGACGCCTGCACGCGGCGCAGCTGCCAGCGGAGCTGCAGCAGGCGTTGCCCATCGTGCGGCTGGAAACCGCCGCACTGGAAACGGTGGGACAGTGGCTGGTGGGTGAAGGGCTGGCGGTAGCGCAGGATGGGCTGGGCCGCGCATTCGCTTCGGTCTGGGATCAGCAGCATGCGCGCATCGCGGCGCTGCATGCGAGCGCGCTGGAGCTGCACGCTGCATTGAAGGATGCGCCGGTCGATCTGCACCTGTGCCACACCGACCTGCATGCCGGCAATCTACTGATGGGGAACGATGGCGGCCTGCATCTGATCGATTGGGATGGCCTGTCGCTGGCGCCACGCGAGCGCGACCTGATGTTCATCGGTGGCGCCGTGGGTGGGCGTTGGGGTCGCGAGAATCCGCTGGATTTCGCAGCAGGCTATGGCAACGACCTGGGCGATCCGCGCTGGATCGCGTGGTACCGGCACTGGCGCATCCTGCAGGACCTGATCGAGTTCCAGCAGGTCCTGCTGGGCAGTGATGGCGAGGAGCGTTCGCCGCAGCTGCGCCGGCAGTCGCTGCATTACCTGGGGGAGCAGTTTGCTCCGGGCAATGTGTTCGATGCGGCGGAGCGGGCGTATCGGGCGCTGTAA
- a CDS encoding APH(3')-II family aminoglycoside O-phosphotransferase: protein MPLPQAWQQDLAGARFERQSIGVSRADVARVHRPGQADAFLKSEVIDAFSELGDEIARLRWLQAQGQPAPTVMATAEEAGRRWLLMSALPGRDLATSVDLPPQQVVAVLADALRGLHALPVATCPFDQRLASRLHAAQARVEAGVVDADDFDDERLGQSAQQVFVELCASRPAYEDRVVCHGDACLPNLMVADDRFSGFIDCGRLGVADRYQDLALAARSLVHNFGNTRWVAPLFQRYGVIADERRLAFYRLLDEFF, encoded by the coding sequence ATGCCGCTGCCGCAGGCGTGGCAGCAGGACCTGGCCGGCGCGCGTTTTGAGCGGCAGTCGATAGGTGTCTCACGCGCGGATGTTGCCCGCGTGCATCGGCCCGGGCAGGCCGATGCGTTCCTGAAATCGGAAGTGATCGATGCCTTCAGCGAACTGGGTGATGAGATCGCGCGCCTGCGCTGGTTGCAGGCACAGGGCCAGCCCGCACCGACGGTGATGGCCACTGCCGAAGAGGCGGGTCGGCGTTGGTTGCTGATGAGTGCGCTGCCGGGCCGCGACCTGGCCACGTCAGTGGATCTGCCACCGCAACAGGTGGTGGCGGTGTTGGCCGACGCATTGCGTGGACTGCATGCCTTGCCCGTGGCGACTTGTCCGTTCGACCAGCGGTTGGCATCGCGCCTCCATGCCGCGCAGGCACGCGTCGAAGCCGGTGTGGTCGACGCCGACGACTTCGACGACGAACGCCTGGGCCAGAGCGCGCAACAGGTCTTTGTCGAGCTTTGCGCGAGCCGGCCGGCGTATGAAGACCGGGTGGTCTGCCATGGCGATGCCTGCCTGCCCAACCTGATGGTGGCCGACGACCGCTTCAGCGGTTTCATCGATTGCGGACGCTTGGGCGTGGCCGACCGCTACCAGGACCTGGCATTGGCCGCGCGCAGCCTCGTGCACAATTTTGGTAACACGCGCTGGGTGGCACCGCTGTTCCAGCGTTACGGCGTGATCGCCGATGAGCGGCGTCTGGCGTTCTATCGGTTGCTCGACGAGTTCTTCTGA
- a CDS encoding heparan-alpha-glucosaminide N-acetyltransferase domain-containing protein has product MSADDRRLHGLDLARYLALAGMVLVNFRLAMAVPAEGTGGLAGFFHLLEGKASATFVTLAGLGLVLATQRQGWWSASVQTWRRALFLLVLGLLNLTLFPADILHYYAVYFALSVLWLRASPRLLLASIVGLAAGSFWALLQWDYSEGWNWQTLEYAGLWQWPGMARNLLFNGFHPLLPWLCFFLLGMLLARLPLSQPRVQRALLVLGLLLIGAGHGVQQLAQGTPWQPWLGTQPMPPGPAYVLTGAGAACSVIAACLWLARLRPGEWLAPFTTAGRMTLTLYVGHILLGMGTLESLGLLDGRASLASVLLWALLFLLLATGAAWLWSWQFARGPLEMAMRRIAG; this is encoded by the coding sequence ATGAGCGCCGATGACCGGCGCCTGCACGGCCTGGATCTGGCACGCTACCTCGCGCTGGCCGGCATGGTGCTGGTCAACTTCCGCCTGGCGATGGCCGTGCCCGCAGAGGGTACGGGTGGGTTGGCAGGCTTCTTCCACCTGCTGGAAGGCAAGGCCTCGGCCACTTTCGTTACGCTGGCCGGGCTGGGCCTGGTGCTGGCCACGCAGCGGCAGGGATGGTGGTCGGCCAGCGTGCAGACCTGGCGACGCGCACTGTTCCTGCTGGTGCTGGGGCTGCTCAATCTGACACTGTTCCCAGCCGATATCCTGCACTACTACGCGGTGTACTTCGCACTGTCGGTGCTGTGGCTGCGTGCGTCGCCACGGCTGTTGCTGGCCAGCATCGTCGGCCTGGCCGCCGGTTCGTTCTGGGCGCTGCTGCAGTGGGACTACAGCGAAGGCTGGAACTGGCAGACGCTGGAGTATGCCGGCCTGTGGCAGTGGCCCGGCATGGCGCGCAACCTGTTGTTCAACGGCTTCCATCCGTTGCTGCCGTGGCTGTGCTTCTTCCTGCTGGGCATGCTGTTGGCGCGCCTGCCGTTGTCGCAGCCTCGGGTGCAGCGCGCACTGCTGGTGCTGGGCCTGCTGCTGATCGGGGCCGGGCATGGCGTGCAGCAGCTGGCGCAGGGAACGCCCTGGCAGCCGTGGCTGGGAACGCAGCCGATGCCGCCGGGACCGGCCTATGTGCTGACGGGTGCGGGAGCGGCCTGCAGTGTCATCGCGGCCTGCCTGTGGCTGGCGCGCCTACGCCCGGGTGAGTGGTTGGCACCGTTCACCACGGCCGGGCGAATGACCCTGACCCTGTACGTCGGGCATATCCTGCTGGGCATGGGCACGCTGGAAAGCCTGGGCCTGCTGGATGGCCGTGCCTCGCTCGCCTCGGTGCTGCTGTGGGCGCTGCTATTCCTGCTGCTGGCGACCGGGGCGGCGTGGCTGTGGTCATGGCAGTTCGCGCGCGGCCCTCTGGAAATGGCGATGCGGCGCATCGCGGGCTAG
- a CDS encoding EAL domain-containing protein — protein sequence MDALSRVTAQVLDSALPSLPLYLLQATAVIGMIGVLLIATRRAGHAIEGRRLYVGVALGLIYLFNSWFVARYTQGVVKLHLGFDILLVSGLLGGWRGGLACLAASLLARYQFSGTQFFLPAALESLLQMLAGIWLRRRLHPRMLNELSLPMILQAWGVRIGVTALGLALGVAIIGADQLPVTELAIQRLLALPVSLLMLGAVFALVYNDAQIDAQRQREQAWLRIDPISGLPNMRALGERLQHYWRDNDGIGHACLIVAEMGNLRDLRLRYGPLQDNGLWRRDSGDDVHRLLPSLPADRLEIYQFGDAALAILVQGLSLPELRTQPRITELASGLAERISEEWPGFRPLVRCAVVELKPPGDADDGHLPFRAITLALSAIESGVVFFDDPVQRDSEIDVLIEGALERWLRHGDAPLCYQPKHRLQDRRLVGAEALLRMRDGEGRMITPMRVISLLRRQGRLADLEWATLQSAIHFLQQCRGEGLQLTVAVNVSAESLRLPGFGLRLQELLQLHDVPGTMLRLEIVEWTEIVERDVVDANIAQLLAAGVTLSLDDFGAGYSTLILLSQLAIAEVKIEQALIATLSDAKSQSIVRFIVEVAHRCGAIVVAEGTETLAQEQQLRALGVDVGQGYLYSAALPADEFRRFAAS from the coding sequence ATGGATGCGCTTTCACGGGTTACGGCCCAGGTCCTGGACAGTGCCCTGCCCAGCCTGCCGCTGTACCTGCTGCAGGCCACCGCCGTCATCGGCATGATCGGCGTGCTGCTGATCGCCACCCGCCGCGCCGGCCATGCCATCGAAGGGCGCCGCCTGTATGTGGGCGTGGCGCTGGGCCTGATCTACCTGTTCAACTCCTGGTTCGTGGCCCGCTATACCCAGGGCGTGGTCAAGCTCCACCTCGGCTTCGACATCCTGCTGGTCAGCGGCCTGCTCGGTGGCTGGCGCGGTGGGCTGGCCTGCCTGGCCGCCAGCCTGCTGGCCCGCTACCAGTTCTCCGGCACCCAGTTCTTCCTGCCCGCGGCCCTTGAATCCCTGCTGCAGATGCTGGCCGGCATCTGGCTGCGCAGGCGCCTGCACCCGCGCATGCTCAACGAACTCTCGCTGCCCATGATCCTGCAGGCCTGGGGCGTGCGCATCGGCGTGACCGCGCTGGGCCTGGCCCTCGGCGTGGCGATCATCGGCGCCGATCAGCTGCCGGTAACAGAACTGGCGATCCAGCGCCTGCTGGCACTGCCCGTGTCGCTGTTGATGCTGGGCGCCGTATTCGCACTGGTCTACAACGATGCGCAGATCGATGCCCAGCGCCAGCGCGAGCAGGCCTGGCTGCGCATCGACCCGATCAGCGGCCTGCCCAACATGCGCGCGCTCGGCGAACGCCTGCAGCACTATTGGCGCGACAACGACGGCATCGGTCATGCCTGCCTGATCGTCGCCGAGATGGGCAACCTGCGTGACCTGCGGCTGCGTTATGGGCCGCTGCAGGATAACGGACTGTGGCGGCGCGACAGCGGCGACGATGTGCACCGCCTGCTGCCATCACTGCCTGCGGACAGGCTGGAGATCTACCAGTTCGGTGATGCCGCGCTGGCGATCCTGGTCCAGGGCCTGTCGTTGCCGGAACTGCGCACGCAGCCCCGCATCACCGAACTGGCGTCCGGGCTGGCCGAGCGCATCAGCGAGGAGTGGCCAGGCTTCCGGCCGCTGGTCCGCTGCGCGGTGGTCGAACTGAAGCCGCCCGGAGACGCCGACGACGGGCACCTGCCCTTCCGCGCGATCACCCTGGCGTTGAGCGCGATCGAGTCGGGCGTCGTGTTCTTCGACGATCCGGTCCAGCGTGACAGCGAGATCGACGTGCTGATCGAAGGTGCACTGGAACGCTGGCTCCGCCACGGCGACGCGCCGTTGTGCTACCAGCCCAAGCATCGCCTGCAGGACCGGCGCCTGGTCGGTGCCGAAGCGTTGTTGCGCATGCGCGACGGCGAGGGCCGGATGATCACGCCGATGCGGGTGATCTCGCTGCTGCGCCGGCAGGGCCGCCTGGCCGACCTGGAATGGGCCACGCTGCAGTCGGCCATCCACTTCCTGCAGCAGTGCCGGGGTGAGGGCCTGCAGCTGACCGTGGCGGTCAATGTCTCCGCCGAGTCGCTGCGCCTGCCCGGTTTCGGCCTGCGCCTGCAGGAACTGCTGCAGCTGCATGATGTGCCCGGGACGATGCTGCGCCTGGAAATCGTCGAGTGGACCGAGATCGTCGAGCGCGATGTGGTCGATGCCAACATCGCGCAATTGCTGGCGGCCGGGGTGACCCTGTCACTGGACGATTTCGGTGCGGGCTACTCGACCCTGATTTTGCTCTCGCAGCTGGCCATCGCCGAGGTCAAGATCGAGCAGGCGTTGATCGCCACGCTGTCCGATGCCAAGTCACAGTCGATCGTGCGCTTCATCGTCGAAGTCGCGCATCGCTGCGGCGCGATCGTGGTGGCCGAAGGCACCGAGACCCTGGCGCAGGAACAGCAACTGCGCGCACTGGGCGTGGATGTCGGCCAGGGCTATCTGTATTCGGCAGCGCTACCGGCGGACGAATTCCGTCGTTTCGCCGCCAGCTAG